From a single Nothobranchius furzeri strain GRZ-AD chromosome 9, NfurGRZ-RIMD1, whole genome shotgun sequence genomic region:
- the LOC107381991 gene encoding gastrula zinc finger protein XlCGF57.1, with product MPTDHEQESFLMENEQQKKLLGSMFSSRVRLQETDVQQIKLNEEEAPVQRSPDVDQQDPELLIIKEEEEEQLASLDEEQLSVKEETDDTGYSFTVVTLKSEDDDEDLVSSEGDGDLPVSSSPDHVGRDVSEEDCDKAETNLDYQDDSSSSEIGVGTDDDSDWTNPDYQLKCVSDSESETENDDEDWKESGASESGVNTTNTSFNKKCYGVKKNVESHEKVQTKLKSFICADCGRRFNRKTNLNNHMRIHTGQKTFSCDVCKQSFSLKTSLNRHTRIHTGQKPFDCDVCGQTFSRKATLNRHIRIHTGEKPFSCDVCLRSFGDKTTLNSHKRKHTGQKPFDCDVCGRSFSEKTNLNAHMRIHTGQKSFCCEVCGQIFSQKTNLNSHMRIHTGQKPFDCIVCGQRFSDKKHVKIHMRIHNGQKPFGCDVCGEKFSQKTHLNSHMRIHTRQKPFHCDFCGRKFSQKTNLNRHKRIHTGLKPFDCDICGHKFSQKISLHRHFRTHTGEKPFCCDICGQAFSRKTHLNRHIGVHAGQK from the exons ATGCCTACAGATCACGAACAAGAGTCGTTTTTAATGGAAAATGAGCAACAAAAAAAACTCTTAGGTTCTATGTTTAGCTCACGAGTTCGGCTGCAAGAAACAG ATGTCCAGCAGATAAAGCTGAATGAAGAAGAAGCTCCAGTACAACGGAGTCCCgatgtggaccagcaggacccagagctACTTATCataaaggaggaagaggaagaacagTTGGCCAGTCTGGATGAAGAGCAGCTCAGTGTGAAGGAGGAGACGGATGACACAGGGTATTCATTCACTGTGGTTACTTTGaagagtgaggatgacgatgaaGATCTTGTGTCCTCAGAAGGTGACGGAGATCTTCCAGTTAGCAGTTCACCTGACCACGTGGGAAGAGATGTCAGCGAGGAGGACTGTGATAAAGCAGAGACAAACCTAGATTATCAAGATGATTCCAGCTCCTCAGAGATTGGAGTCGGTACGGATGATGACAGTGACTGGACTAATCCTGACTATCAGCTCAAATGTGTCTCCGACTCGGAGTCAGAAACTGAAAACGATGATGAAGATTGGAAGGAGAGTGGTGCTTCAGAGTCTGGTGTAAACACCACCAACACAAGCTTTAATAAGAAATGTTATGGAGTGAAGAAAAATGTTGAGTCACACGAGAAAGTCCAGACAAAACTGAAATCCTTCATTTGTGCTGACTGTGGTAGAAGGTTCAACAGGAAAACAAATCTTAACAATCACATGAGAATCCATACAGGACAAAAAACATTTAGCTGTGATGTTTGTAAACAAAGTTTTAGCctaaagacaagtttaaacagacacacaagaatccatacaggacagaaaccCTTTGACTGTGATGTTTGTGGACAAACGTTTAGCCGAAAGGctactttaaacagacacataagAATCCACACAGGGGAGAAACCATTTAGTTGTGATGTTTGTCTGCGAAGTTTTGGAGATAAAACCACATTAAACTCACATAAGAGAAAGCACACAGGGCAGAAACCATTTGATTGTGATGTTTGTGGGCGAAGTTTTAGTGAGAAAACAAATTTAAATGCCcatatgagaatccacacaggacaaaaaTCTTTTTGTTGTGAGGTCTGTGGACAaatatttagccaaaagacaaatttgaactcacacatgagaatccacacaggacagaaaccatttgATTGCATTGTTTGTGGCCAAAGGTTTAGTGATAAGAAACATGTGAAAatacacatgagaatccacaatggacagaaaccttttggttGTGATGTTTGTGGAGAAAAATTTAGCCAAAAGACGCATTTAAATTCGCACATGAGAATTCACACCAGACAAAAACCGTTTCATTGTGATTTTTGTGGTAGAaagtttagccaaaagacaaaccTAAACAGACAcaagagaatccacacaggactaaAGCCTTTTGATTGTGATATTTGTGGGCACAAGTTTAGCCAAAAGATAAGTTTACACAGGCATTTCAGGACCCACACTGGAGAGAAACCATTTTGCTGCGATATTTGTGGACAAGCATTTAGCCGAAAAACGCATTTAAACCGACACATAGGAGTCCACGCAGGACAGAAATAG